In a single window of the Methylococcus sp. Mc7 genome:
- a CDS encoding lysozyme, with amino-acid sequence MIQVPQAAIDLAKRFEGFHRVTRADPGRAQPYICPAGYWTLGYGHLCDPKHPPITEVEAEIYLARDLQSALAATLRYCPVLATEPEGRLAAIVDFTFNLGTGRLQTSTLRRRVNQRDWSSAAKELRRWVSDGGKILPGLVARRNVEAELVLGHDNRLHSAAAIWSTSNSQ; translated from the coding sequence GTGATCCAAGTGCCACAGGCGGCCATCGACCTGGCCAAGCGCTTCGAGGGCTTCCACCGGGTAACGAGGGCTGATCCCGGTCGGGCTCAGCCGTACATCTGCCCAGCCGGGTATTGGACGCTTGGCTACGGGCACCTGTGTGACCCGAAGCATCCGCCGATCACAGAAGTGGAAGCGGAGATCTATCTGGCGCGTGACCTGCAATCGGCACTTGCCGCCACGCTGCGCTACTGCCCGGTGCTTGCCACCGAGCCCGAGGGGCGGCTCGCAGCCATCGTGGATTTCACGTTCAACCTCGGCACAGGGCGACTGCAAACGTCCACGCTGCGCCGGCGGGTCAACCAGCGAGACTGGTCTAGCGCAGCCAAGGAGCTGCGACGATGGGTGTCTGATGGCGGGAAGATCTTGCCGGGGCTGGTCGCCCGGAGAAATGTCGAGGCAGAACTTGTTCTCGGACATGACAATCGGCTTCACTCTGCGGCGGCTATATGGTCAACGAGTAATTCACAATGA
- a CDS encoding DUF6127 family protein produces the protein MSPPNLQDGMVVMPRDEFEELLARAAERGARRALADVGLDGEGAAHDIRELRGLLEAFNATKHTAWQTVVRLVTTGFLLALVAGAAIKLKVFGGGQ, from the coding sequence ATGAGCCCACCCAACCTGCAAGACGGCATGGTCGTCATGCCGCGCGATGAATTCGAGGAACTGCTCGCACGCGCCGCCGAGCGCGGCGCGAGGCGCGCCCTGGCCGACGTCGGCCTCGACGGCGAGGGCGCCGCCCACGACATCCGTGAGCTGCGCGGCCTGCTCGAAGCCTTCAACGCCACCAAGCACACCGCCTGGCAGACCGTGGTCCGGCTCGTCACCACCGGCTTCCTCCTGGCCCTGGTCGCGGGCGCCGCCATCAAGCTCAAGGTGTTCGGAGGTGGCCAATGA
- a CDS encoding DDE-type integrase/transposase/recombinase has protein sequence MKLHTQRLQTLDEIRAFLDGASPLDFTVPSRPEAYGWIESSLCQLGYLRLGKADKGIVRDYLIKVSGFSRAQITRLIAQYRRTGRVRDHRGRPANAFQRRYLPQDAVLLAELDALHGTLSGPATRKLCERAFHVFSDQRFVRLARISNGGLYNLRHSTTYRRQRTHYDKTRPTPVAIGERRKPFPDGRPGFLRVDSVHQGDLDGIKGLYHLNAVDEATQMQCVVSVERISERFLIPALNQLLDSFPFVILGFHSDNGSEYINHRVAQLLEKLRIDFTKSRARQTNGRVEMWRGGLRLGLSVAAPFVWRCLISLAITPFPHPARQTGRAAFPHPAFFRPSDLRIQQVSTL, from the coding sequence GTGAAACTGCATACCCAACGCCTTCAAACCCTCGACGAGATCCGGGCCTTCCTGGATGGCGCCTCACCGCTGGACTTCACCGTACCCTCCCGCCCGGAGGCCTATGGCTGGATCGAGTCCTCGCTCTGTCAGCTCGGTTACCTGCGCCTCGGCAAGGCCGACAAGGGGATCGTCCGGGATTACCTGATCAAGGTCAGCGGCTTCTCCCGCGCCCAGATCACCCGCCTGATCGCGCAGTACCGCCGAACGGGACGGGTACGCGACCACCGCGGTCGGCCGGCCAACGCCTTTCAGCGTCGCTATCTGCCCCAGGATGCCGTGCTCCTGGCCGAACTCGATGCCCTCCACGGCACCCTCTCCGGCCCCGCCACCCGCAAGCTCTGCGAGCGCGCCTTCCACGTCTTCTCGGATCAGCGCTTCGTCCGCCTCGCCCGCATCTCCAACGGCGGCCTCTACAACCTCCGCCACTCCACGACCTATCGGCGGCAGCGCACTCACTACGACAAGACCCGCCCCACGCCCGTCGCCATCGGCGAGCGCCGCAAACCCTTTCCGGACGGACGCCCCGGCTTCCTGCGCGTCGATTCCGTCCATCAGGGCGATCTCGACGGCATCAAGGGCCTCTACCACCTCAACGCCGTCGACGAGGCCACCCAGATGCAGTGCGTCGTCAGCGTCGAACGGATCAGCGAGCGCTTCCTCATCCCGGCGCTCAACCAGCTCCTCGACAGCTTCCCCTTCGTCATCCTCGGCTTCCACTCCGACAACGGTTCGGAGTACATCAACCACCGGGTCGCCCAACTCCTGGAGAAACTGCGCATCGACTTCACCAAGTCCCGCGCCCGCCAGACCAACGGTAGAGTCGAGATGTGGCGCGGTGGTCTAAGGCTCGGCCTATCTGTTGCCGCCCCTTTCGTCTGGCGGTGCCTCATTAGCCTGGCCATCACCCCGTTTCCACATCCCGCTCGTCAAACCGGACGTGCGGCTTTCCCGCATCCGGCTTTCTTTCGACCCTCAGACCTTCGCATTCAGCAGGTCAGTACGCTTTAG
- a CDS encoding group II intron maturase-specific domain-containing protein — protein MHDATSSRWNATTVESRVAEINPMLRGWANYFNQGPVTKIYRDLQGYTDRRLRIWLMRRSGKKGTGYRQYPDEYLYETLRLYQLPLKRTDLLNAKV, from the coding sequence ATCCACGACGCCACGTCGTCACGGTGGAACGCCACCACGGTCGAAAGCCGGGTTGCCGAAATCAACCCCATGCTGCGCGGCTGGGCGAACTACTTCAATCAGGGACCGGTCACGAAAATCTATCGAGACCTGCAAGGCTACACGGACCGACGACTGCGAATCTGGTTGATGCGCCGGAGCGGAAAAAAGGGAACGGGGTATCGCCAGTATCCCGACGAGTATCTCTACGAAACCTTGAGGCTCTACCAACTGCCGCTAAAGCGTACTGACCTGCTGAATGCGAAGGTCTGA